The window TTCGTTGCTGAAAAAAGGAGTTGAAATGAAAATTTTATTAACAGCCAAAGGAACAGAATGGGATTCTAAAATAGACTCCAGATTTGGCAGAACAGAATTTTTTTTCATTTATGATGAAGAAACAGAAAAAGTTGAAACTTATGACAATCGAGCAATCGCTAACGAAGCGCACGGAGCAGGACCAAGAACGGCTCAGAAAATGGCTGAATACGGGGTGAATGTAATGATAACTGGAAATGGTCCCGGAGGAAATGCGGCGGTAGTTGTTAAACAGCTTGGAACAAAAGTTTTTGTCGGTGCAGGCGAGATGACAGTTAAAGAAGCATACGATGCTTATAAAAAGGGAGAATTGAGGGAATTTTGATTTTTTTATTAATAAATCAAAAAAATAAAGGGAGAAGAAATGCAAAAAGGTGCATACACTCTATTAATCACACCATTTAAAGAAGATATGTCTTTAGATGAAGATGGATTGAGATTATTAGTTCAAAAACAATTGGAAGCTGGAATTAAGGGGATTGCTCCGTTGGGAGTAACTGGAGAAAACACCCTTTTAACTGATGAGGAAGTTAACAAGGTTTTAGAAATTATTGTTCATGAAGCAAAAGGTAAATCTTTGATAGTTCCTGACCTTTGTGCGATGAGTTTATGGAAAGGAATTGAACGAGCAAAGGAATTTGCAGATATTGGTGCAGATTATATATGTTCTTATTCACCATATTTTGTGCTTCCAAAACCTGATGGTGTAATTAAATTTTTTGAGAAACTCGCTGATGCTTCTAAAATTCCGATTATTTTACATAATGCAGAAGGCAGGACTGGTATAAATATAAAACCGGAAACTACTGCTTTATTAGCAAAACACCCTAATATAATTGGAATAAAAGATGGAAACAAGGCACTCGATCATCTGGCAAAAGTTATTTACCTGACCAAAGATGAAGACTTTGAAGTATTTACAGGAAAAGATACAACTGCTTTTCCATTGGTTTGTTTTGGTGGAAGTGGCTCATTCACAGTTTCTGGAAATG is drawn from Candidatus Cloacimonadota bacterium and contains these coding sequences:
- the dapA gene encoding 4-hydroxy-tetrahydrodipicolinate synthase, with translation MQKGAYTLLITPFKEDMSLDEDGLRLLVQKQLEAGIKGIAPLGVTGENTLLTDEEVNKVLEIIVHEAKGKSLIVPDLCAMSLWKGIERAKEFADIGADYICSYSPYFVLPKPDGVIKFFEKLADASKIPIILHNAEGRTGINIKPETTALLAKHPNIIGIKDGNKALDHLAKVIYLTKDEDFEVFTGKDTTAFPLVCFGGSGSFTVSGNVIPNIMKNMLDFALNGEIQKAEKLHLEYYDLFEAIRFETNPMAVKKALNLMNFPAGSLRLPLTGLSVNKTEKLKSIMKQRGLM
- a CDS encoding dinitrogenase iron-molybdenum cofactor biosynthesis protein — encoded protein: MKILLTAKGTEWDSKIDSRFGRTEFFFIYDEETEKVETYDNRAIANEAHGAGPRTAQKMAEYGVNVMITGNGPGGNAAVVVKQLGTKVFVGAGEMTVKEAYDAYKKGELREF